One window of Gammaproteobacteria bacterium genomic DNA carries:
- a CDS encoding replication initiation protein: protein MDATRKRAKKNLEIKKDSDLYLRKHVGLIHCENKLTLMQRKICNILLFNALDKIDKQDIYEISLRQLCSLVGYNSNDIQLIKQSIKSLISVVMEWNLLEDNKFLNEDDYSADAISWNASALLAGASIKSGVIRYSYSPQMKSVLSSLDIYGRINLFVQSKFNSMYSLVLYENCVRFKNIKQTAWFPMDLFRSLMGVSEGKYRSFKEFKRNVITVAVNEINRKADITIEAQYKKSGRYIASIQFLLSENENYKPTFKRIARESNITSLTSPQSSIAELLISEFNLSAKQSKEITSEYSSEYLLEKINLVRAKHNIDHSGAYLISALKKDYKIKQDVEKTGGTKNIVNLYQREAKEAYEITSLKNKYMTYKLNNYINFIDHQALDIQVTIREKFELYLKPKIEIFTLYRKKGLFSPFVMIDFMEFVEKNFPNVIGEFMSFDDYITSDEVMG from the coding sequence ATGGATGCCACAAGAAAACGAGCAAAAAAAAATTTAGAAATTAAAAAGGATTCTGACTTATATTTAAGAAAGCATGTCGGACTAATTCATTGTGAAAACAAGCTGACATTGATGCAAAGAAAAATCTGCAACATTTTATTGTTTAATGCCCTCGACAAGATTGATAAGCAAGATATTTATGAGATTTCTTTACGACAACTATGTAGCTTAGTTGGCTATAACAGCAATGATATACAGCTCATAAAACAATCGATTAAAAGTTTAATTTCTGTCGTCATGGAATGGAATTTGCTTGAAGATAATAAGTTCTTAAATGAGGATGATTATTCAGCGGATGCTATATCTTGGAATGCAAGCGCATTACTTGCAGGCGCATCAATCAAAAGTGGGGTAATACGTTATTCATACAGTCCCCAAATGAAATCGGTCTTATCTTCTCTCGATATTTATGGCCGTATTAATTTATTTGTCCAATCTAAATTTAATTCGATGTATAGCCTCGTTTTGTATGAAAACTGTGTCAGGTTCAAAAATATTAAACAAACGGCATGGTTTCCCATGGACTTATTTCGTTCCTTAATGGGCGTATCCGAAGGTAAATATCGATCATTTAAAGAGTTTAAAAGAAATGTTATCACGGTTGCTGTTAATGAAATTAACCGAAAAGCAGATATCACTATTGAAGCTCAATATAAAAAATCCGGCAGATACATTGCATCCATTCAATTTTTACTTTCTGAAAATGAAAATTATAAACCTACATTCAAAAGAATAGCTCGAGAAAGTAATATTACATCCCTAACTTCACCTCAATCATCAATTGCTGAGCTACTCATATCAGAATTTAATCTCTCTGCAAAGCAGTCAAAAGAGATTACCAGTGAATATAGTTCTGAATATTTATTAGAAAAGATAAACCTAGTTAGAGCAAAACATAACATTGATCATTCTGGAGCTTATCTTATTTCTGCACTTAAGAAAGACTATAAGATAAAACAAGATGTAGAGAAAACGGGTGGTACAAAAAATATTGTGAATCTATATCAACGCGAGGCTAAGGAAGCGTATGAAATAACGTCATTAAAAAATAAATACATGACTTATAAATTAAATAATTATATTAATTTTATTGACCACCAAGCTCTGGATATTCAGGTAACCATTCGAGAAAAATTTGAATTGTATTTAAAACCCAAAATCGAGATTTTTACCCTTTATAGAAAAAAGGGGTTATTTTCGCCTTTCGTAATGATAGATTTCATGGAATTTGTGGAAAAAAACTTCCCTAATGTAATTGGTGAATTCATGAGTTTTGATGACTATATTACTTCAGATGAAGTGATGGGATAG
- a CDS encoding DUF2807 domain-containing protein, with the protein MLIYTKAVPLVLIVFLVPLLTGCERKYIKGEGTATQESRKITNFSTIEADGEYHIKGTIGTPEELVISSNPNLIPYIKSSVDNKILTIHVDDSVKLLPSVQQNIWFTTDQLHTLNLKGNSQFEMYDLNDKQLNCTFKGTHIVMLKGIITNLKIVINGNANVNAQGLQVRDAEIEINGSGLVGVDISNNLKVKINGDGKVLYYNHQPKVEQTISGSGEVSNAFGALEQQN; encoded by the coding sequence GTGCTTATTTATACGAAAGCAGTACCCCTTGTTTTAATTGTTTTTTTAGTTCCATTATTGACAGGATGTGAGCGAAAATATATCAAGGGTGAAGGCACTGCAACGCAAGAAAGTCGAAAAATAACTAATTTTTCGACTATTGAAGCTGATGGTGAATATCATATTAAGGGAACAATAGGCACGCCTGAAGAATTGGTTATTAGCAGCAATCCCAACCTTATTCCCTATATTAAATCATCCGTCGATAACAAAATCTTAACCATTCATGTTGACGACTCCGTTAAGTTACTACCTTCTGTTCAACAAAATATTTGGTTCACTACCGATCAACTTCATACCTTAAATTTGAAGGGCAACTCTCAATTTGAAATGTATGACTTAAACGACAAACAGCTGAATTGTACTTTTAAAGGAACCCATATCGTAATGTTAAAAGGAATAATTACGAATTTAAAAATTGTGATTAATGGAAACGCTAACGTTAATGCCCAAGGTTTACAAGTAAGAGATGCTGAGATTGAAATCAACGGTTCCGGTCTCGTTGGCGTCGATATTTCTAATAACTTGAAGGTAAAAATTAATGGCGACGGCAAAGTTTTATACTATAACCATCAACCGAAAGTTGAACAAACTATTAGTGGCTCAGGAGAAGTAAGCAATGCTTTTGGCGCCTTGGAGCAGCAGAATTAA
- a CDS encoding AAA family ATPase yields the protein MHRKSYILFFTGASGAGKTSLLWALKKKIKKPNVSFIHFDSIDIPNTEDMVREFGSPSAWQEAKTHEWVDHLILNFKEKDMIFFEGQVNIDYIEAAFKQKNWHAYDVILVHCQNEERHNRLALSRDQPDLVNSEMDNWSSYLEAQAKQKKVLILDTTKMTDKESCAWVEEHLANIHCNYKIK from the coding sequence ATGCATAGAAAATCTTATATTTTATTTTTTACTGGCGCTTCGGGTGCTGGTAAAACTTCATTATTATGGGCTCTTAAGAAAAAAATAAAAAAGCCTAATGTTTCTTTTATACATTTTGATTCAATTGATATTCCAAATACAGAAGATATGGTTAGAGAATTCGGTTCTCCTTCTGCATGGCAGGAAGCTAAGACACACGAATGGGTGGACCATTTGATTTTAAACTTTAAAGAAAAAGATATGATCTTCTTTGAAGGGCAAGTAAATATAGATTATATTGAGGCAGCATTTAAACAAAAAAATTGGCATGCATATGATGTTATTTTAGTTCATTGTCAAAATGAAGAGCGCCATAATCGCCTAGCATTGTCAAGAGATCAACCTGACCTGGTTAATTCTGAAATGGATAATTGGTCTTCTTATTTAGAAGCACAAGCAAAACAAAAGAAAGTATTAATTTTGGATACGACTAAGATGACTGATAAAGAATCCTGCGCTTGGGTTGAGGAACATTTAGCCAATATACATTGTAATTACAAGATTAAATAA
- a CDS encoding aromatic amino acid lyase, whose translation MKYSISAASKILFISFFLCTTHLAYSYNPAPIQPFILNGKNLTIEKVVQVAKQNALIQIEAEALDKVKRSHQLLLLAAEKELPIYGLNRGVGLNKDKIIFKGNVITSLARQESETFNMNDLYATSAAIGPDAPREVVRAAMLARLNTLLLGNAGVQPTVVEMFAAFLNNDITPIFPSGGSIGEADITILAHIGLAMTGKGDVLYKGKRMSAIKALKQAGLQPLHLYAKDALSIFSSNAYTAGMATLTIDEVEKLIDKYDLLVALSLEGINGNIAPLLEVVHVIRPYPGQGISAKNIIDYLQRSYLLDRSPKRALQDPLSFRTASQVSGATRDVLKDLKQDLTLQLNSSDDNPAVVIDIIPDSNASSQEKAFYISNGTLSGAVIPTANFEPISWVLNIERLNIALGHMSASATQRIIKLGSFCVNQLSRFLSPDQATIAFAAIQKPILYLNTDIQQQTIPVSTISYPVAGEIEDTATNSLLVVEHLNKIVNELYQIMGFELIHASQAIELRKLQIPGLILGKATTALYFRFRTIVPFLQKDRELTPDIKKAYEFISKYDINPKNTCQNFH comes from the coding sequence ATGAAATATTCTATTTCAGCAGCGAGTAAAATACTTTTTATCTCTTTTTTTCTATGCACTACCCATCTTGCCTATTCTTATAACCCGGCACCTATCCAGCCCTTTATTCTCAATGGAAAAAATTTAACTATAGAGAAAGTTGTGCAAGTTGCGAAGCAAAATGCATTAATACAGATTGAAGCGGAAGCACTTGATAAAGTAAAACGCTCTCATCAATTGTTATTATTAGCTGCAGAAAAAGAGTTACCAATATATGGGTTAAATCGAGGCGTTGGTTTAAATAAAGATAAAATTATTTTTAAAGGAAACGTTATAACATCCCTTGCCCGACAAGAATCTGAAACATTTAATATGAACGACCTTTATGCGACGAGCGCAGCAATAGGTCCTGATGCTCCAAGGGAAGTGGTACGTGCAGCTATGCTTGCTAGACTCAATACGCTTTTGCTTGGGAACGCAGGGGTACAGCCTACTGTTGTTGAAATGTTTGCTGCTTTTTTAAATAATGATATTACCCCTATTTTTCCTTCTGGCGGCTCCATTGGTGAAGCTGATATCACGATTCTTGCGCATATTGGTCTTGCGATGACAGGTAAAGGTGATGTCTTATATAAAGGAAAACGCATGTCGGCAATTAAAGCTTTAAAGCAAGCTGGCCTGCAACCCTTGCATCTTTATGCTAAAGATGCGCTCTCCATTTTTAGTTCTAATGCTTATACAGCAGGTATGGCCACCTTAACAATTGATGAAGTGGAAAAACTGATCGACAAATATGATTTGTTAGTAGCCTTAAGTTTGGAGGGCATCAATGGAAATATTGCTCCGCTTCTTGAGGTTGTGCATGTAATACGCCCCTACCCTGGCCAAGGCATTTCGGCAAAAAATATTATTGATTATCTTCAACGAAGTTACCTTTTAGATAGATCGCCTAAAAGAGCACTTCAGGATCCACTTAGCTTTCGTACCGCAAGTCAAGTCAGTGGTGCAACCCGTGATGTGCTAAAAGATTTAAAGCAGGACCTTACCCTCCAATTAAATTCTTCAGATGATAATCCTGCTGTGGTGATTGATATCATTCCTGATAGCAATGCTTCTTCTCAAGAAAAAGCATTTTACATTAGTAATGGAACACTATCAGGAGCGGTGATTCCTACTGCTAATTTTGAACCCATTTCTTGGGTCCTCAATATTGAACGCTTAAATATCGCATTAGGTCATATGTCGGCTAGCGCTACCCAACGTATCATAAAATTAGGTTCTTTTTGTGTGAACCAACTCTCACGTTTTCTTTCACCTGACCAAGCCACCATTGCCTTTGCCGCAATCCAAAAACCCATTCTGTATTTGAATACTGATATACAACAACAAACCATCCCGGTATCAACGATTTCTTACCCAGTTGCGGGCGAGATTGAAGACACTGCAACGAATTCACTTTTGGTTGTCGAGCATTTAAATAAAATCGTTAATGAACTTTATCAAATTATGGGATTTGAATTAATACATGCAAGCCAAGCCATTGAGCTTAGGAAATTGCAAATACCGGGATTGATTTTGGGCAAAGCCACAACTGCGTTGTATTTTAGATTTCGTACTATAGTCCCGTTTTTGCAGAAGGACCGTGAATTAACACCGGATATTAAAAAGGCGTACGAATTTATAAGCAAATATGATATTAATCCAAAAAATACCTGCCAAAATTTCCATTAA
- a CDS encoding chloramphenicol phosphotransferase: MMIILLNGATSSGKTNIAKAIQHLDTKPWLTLGIDTLINMMPTKYWAGGEKADEGYNFIAGTDEDGLIMSLKIGPYGQKIDKAIVKVAELLSSQEFNIIIDEVLMGDESLKNYVQTLSQYPVYFIGVHCGKTILEEREILRGDRFVGSARDQMKRCHGPTRCYDVEVDTTHHSSFECAKQILDFVSANPSPRGFETLRMQFI, from the coding sequence ATGATGATTATTTTACTAAATGGGGCAACGAGCAGTGGAAAAACAAATATCGCTAAAGCGATCCAACATCTTGATACTAAGCCGTGGCTCACCTTAGGAATTGATACCCTGATTAATATGATGCCAACAAAATATTGGGCGGGTGGTGAAAAAGCAGACGAAGGCTATAATTTTATTGCAGGCACTGATGAAGACGGTTTGATTATGTCTTTAAAAATAGGTCCCTATGGTCAAAAAATAGATAAGGCCATTGTGAAAGTGGCTGAATTGTTATCGAGTCAAGAATTCAATATCATTATCGATGAAGTATTAATGGGCGATGAATCATTAAAAAATTATGTACAGACGTTATCACAATATCCCGTATATTTTATTGGCGTTCATTGTGGCAAAACAATATTAGAAGAACGTGAAATTTTAAGGGGTGATCGTTTCGTGGGTTCTGCGCGGGATCAAATGAAGCGATGTCATGGTCCCACACGATGTTACGATGTGGAAGTTGACACAACGCACCATTCATCCTTTGAATGTGCAAAACAAATTTTGGATTTTGTGAGCGCTAATCCATCACCGCGAGGGTTTGAAACACTAAGAATGCAATTTATTTAA
- a CDS encoding polysaccharide deacetylase family protein: MTRNKLSKIKILQLILSLLIALLIIILFKTYFFSIFNKNICEFQPFITTTIPKIKNFPWKQTALITLWFDDAYASQGSHEVLQLMDEYQIVGAISVPTTFICKPGYLSWNQLIRLQQKGWEVVSHGTNHYCKPYRYNDITVVISEIKGSQDTLVKKGLRADHFVMPCDLKPVLVPLAWEYSKKVYKSYRRAAEQINPIPVSDAYNLYSFAITNQTTDLEIKNLLESASLQKGWLILVFHRIDHSKDDDAITFEKFAKLLKNINDANIPIALPSQVLNIR, encoded by the coding sequence ATGACGAGAAATAAGCTTAGTAAAATTAAAATTCTACAATTAATTTTGAGTTTATTGATCGCATTGCTAATTATTATTTTATTCAAAACTTATTTTTTTTCTATATTTAATAAAAACATTTGTGAATTTCAGCCCTTCATAACAACCACTATACCGAAGATAAAAAATTTCCCGTGGAAACAAACCGCTTTGATTACTTTATGGTTTGATGATGCATATGCTTCGCAAGGCTCACATGAAGTTCTTCAATTGATGGATGAATATCAAATCGTCGGTGCCATTTCAGTTCCTACAACATTCATTTGCAAACCAGGTTATCTAAGTTGGAATCAATTAATACGTTTACAGCAAAAAGGTTGGGAGGTGGTCTCCCACGGTACCAACCATTATTGTAAACCTTATCGATATAACGATATCACTGTGGTGATCTCCGAGATAAAAGGTTCACAAGACACTTTAGTCAAAAAAGGCTTGCGCGCAGATCATTTTGTAATGCCTTGTGATTTAAAACCAGTATTAGTTCCCTTAGCGTGGGAATACAGTAAAAAAGTATACAAATCTTACCGGCGGGCAGCAGAGCAAATTAATCCTATTCCTGTCAGTGATGCTTATAATCTTTACTCATTCGCCATCACCAATCAAACGACAGACTTGGAAATAAAAAATTTATTAGAGAGCGCGTCGTTACAAAAAGGTTGGCTCATCCTCGTTTTCCATCGGATTGATCATTCAAAGGATGATGATGCCATCACTTTTGAAAAATTTGCTAAATTATTAAAAAACATTAATGACGCTAATATCCCCATCGCATTACCGTCGCAAGTCCTCAATATAAGATAG
- a CDS encoding glycosyltransferase family 2 protein has protein sequence MYVPIKIKFIASLALGTGWFFLSTWLALPWIQDFSELVGPVIAVVVIFFLALLPGFLNFFILAAYLLDRRPKPKAVKAWPDISLLIAALNEENLIEDTIDSIMKQDYQGNMEIIVIDNGSSDKTWEILNHLKNEKLVLLQETKRGKSYALNKGIAFAKSDYIVTVDADTYLQRDALTQLVQRQLNAPSHTAAVAGSVYVKNSRESFMTRLQEWDYFHAIATIKRIQSLFQGTLVAQGAFSIYKKNLIQEVGGWPHIIGEDIVLTWALLEKGYRIDFAEDAISFTTVPTTYKGFFQQRSRWARGMLEAFRYHPKVLITPKLPIFFIYWDLFFPGLDLIYFVAFIPGAILACFGYYFIAGPMTLAVLPITLLLHTIFYIRQKKLFKKNNLKVRRNKFGFIMFILFYYAMMVPACLHGYSSELLRITGKWGTK, from the coding sequence ATGTATGTCCCCATAAAAATTAAATTTATAGCATCTTTAGCTTTAGGAACTGGATGGTTTTTCCTTTCGACCTGGCTTGCGCTGCCTTGGATTCAAGATTTTTCCGAATTAGTCGGGCCCGTGATAGCAGTCGTTGTTATTTTCTTCCTCGCCTTACTCCCAGGCTTTTTGAATTTTTTTATTCTCGCTGCCTACTTATTAGATCGTCGCCCAAAGCCGAAAGCGGTAAAAGCCTGGCCTGATATCTCACTTTTAATCGCTGCATTAAATGAAGAAAATTTGATTGAAGACACCATCGATTCAATTATGAAACAAGATTATCAAGGTAATATGGAAATCATTGTGATTGATAACGGATCTTCAGATAAAACCTGGGAAATATTAAATCATTTAAAGAATGAAAAACTTGTTTTACTTCAAGAAACCAAACGCGGAAAATCCTACGCTTTAAACAAGGGCATAGCATTCGCAAAATCAGATTATATCGTTACTGTGGATGCTGATACTTATTTACAGAGAGATGCCCTTACTCAATTGGTACAACGTCAATTAAATGCGCCTAGTCACACCGCAGCAGTTGCAGGTAGTGTTTATGTTAAAAATTCACGAGAAAGTTTTATGACGCGTTTGCAAGAATGGGATTATTTCCATGCCATTGCAACTATCAAACGCATACAAAGTCTTTTTCAAGGTACTCTAGTCGCGCAAGGCGCTTTTTCAATTTACAAAAAAAATCTTATTCAAGAAGTAGGAGGCTGGCCCCATATTATTGGTGAAGATATTGTCTTGACGTGGGCCCTTCTTGAAAAGGGATACCGAATTGATTTTGCGGAAGATGCCATTTCCTTTACGACAGTCCCTACAACTTATAAAGGTTTTTTTCAACAGAGAAGTCGCTGGGCGCGTGGCATGTTGGAAGCGTTTCGGTATCATCCCAAAGTTTTAATTACACCTAAGCTCCCCATTTTTTTTATTTATTGGGATTTATTTTTTCCAGGACTTGATTTAATTTATTTTGTTGCATTCATTCCTGGCGCAATCCTTGCCTGTTTTGGTTATTATTTCATAGCAGGACCGATGACTTTAGCAGTTTTGCCGATTACTTTACTTCTTCATACCATTTTTTATATCAGACAAAAAAAATTATTCAAGAAAAATAATTTGAAAGTACGAAGAAATAAATTTGGCTTTATTATGTTTATTCTTTTTTATTACGCCATGATGGTGCCAGCTTGTTTACATGGTTATTCTTCGGAATTGTTAAGGATAACAGGAAAATGGGGTACGAAATAA